The following coding sequences are from one Kosakonia sp. H02 window:
- the ileS gene encoding isoleucine--tRNA ligase, producing MSDYKSTLNLPETGFPMRGDLAKREPGMLARWTDDDLYGIIRAAKKGKKTFILHDGPPYANGSIHIGHSVNKILKDIIVKSKGLAGFDSPYVPGWDCHGLPIELKVEQEYGKPGEKFTAAEFRAKCREYAATQVDGQRKDFIRLGVLGDWSHPYLTMDFKTEANIIRALGKIIGNGHLLKGAKPVHWCVDCRSALAEAEVEYYDKTSPSIDVAFHAVDQDAVKAKFGVSSVNGPISLVIWTTTPWTLPANRAISLSPEIEYALVQVEGQALILAKDLVDSVMKRAGITGYTVLGTVNGAEMELARFKHPFLDFDVPAILGDHVTLDAGTGAVHTAPGHGPDDYVIGQKYGLETANPVGPDGTYLPGTYPTLDGVNVFKANDIVVALLAEKGALLHVEKLQHSYPCCWRHKTPIIFRATPQWFVSMDQKGLRAQSLQEIKGVQWIPDWGQARIESMVANRPDWCISRQRTWGVPMSLFVHKDTEELHPRTLELMEEVAKRVEVDGIQAWWDLDPRDIMGDDADNYTKVPDTLDVWFDSGSTHASVVDVRPEFAGHAADMYLEGSDQHRGWFMSSLMISTAMKGKAPYRQVLTHGFTVDGQGRKMSKSIGNTVSPQDVMNKLGADILRLWVASTDYTGEMAVSDEILKRAADSYRRIRNTARFLLANLNGFDPAKDMVKPEEMVVLDRWAVGCAKAAQDDILKAYESYDFHEVVQRLMRFCSIEMGSFYLDIIKDRQYTAKADSVARRSCQTALYHICEALVRWMAPIMSFTADEIWGYLPGDREKYVFTGEWYEGLFGLAETEAMNDAFWDELLKVRGEVNKVIEQARADKKVGGSLEAAVTLFAEPELAAKLTALGDELRFVLLTSGAKVADYASASADAQQSELLKGLKVSLSKAEGEKCPRCWHYTNDVGKVAEHADICGRCVSNVAGDGEKRKFA from the coding sequence ATGAGTGACTACAAATCTACCCTGAATTTGCCGGAAACAGGGTTCCCAATGCGTGGCGATCTCGCCAAACGCGAACCGGGAATGCTGGCGCGTTGGACTGATGATGACCTGTACGGCATCATCCGTGCGGCGAAAAAAGGCAAAAAAACCTTCATTCTGCATGATGGCCCTCCATATGCGAATGGCAGCATTCATATTGGTCACTCGGTTAACAAGATTCTGAAAGACATTATTGTGAAGTCCAAAGGGCTCGCAGGGTTTGACTCGCCTTATGTTCCGGGCTGGGATTGCCACGGTCTGCCGATCGAACTGAAAGTCGAGCAGGAGTACGGCAAGCCGGGCGAAAAATTCACCGCCGCCGAGTTCCGTGCCAAATGCCGTGAATATGCTGCCACCCAGGTTGACGGGCAGCGCAAAGACTTTATCCGTCTTGGCGTACTGGGCGACTGGTCGCACCCGTATCTGACCATGGACTTCAAAACCGAAGCCAATATCATCCGCGCACTGGGTAAAATCATCGGCAACGGCCACCTGCTTAAAGGGGCTAAACCGGTGCACTGGTGCGTAGACTGCCGTTCCGCGCTGGCGGAAGCGGAAGTTGAATACTACGACAAAACCTCTCCGTCTATTGATGTGGCGTTCCACGCCGTTGATCAAGACGCGGTTAAAGCCAAATTCGGCGTCTCGTCCGTTAATGGCCCGATCTCCCTGGTTATCTGGACCACCACGCCGTGGACACTGCCTGCTAACCGCGCGATCTCCCTGTCGCCGGAAATCGAGTATGCGTTGGTGCAGGTTGAAGGCCAGGCGCTGATCCTGGCAAAAGATCTGGTCGATAGCGTCATGAAACGCGCGGGTATCACCGGCTATACGGTGCTGGGTACGGTAAATGGTGCGGAGATGGAACTGGCGCGCTTTAAACATCCGTTCCTCGATTTCGACGTACCGGCGATCCTCGGCGATCACGTGACGCTGGATGCGGGTACCGGTGCGGTGCATACGGCACCAGGTCACGGCCCGGATGACTATGTTATCGGTCAAAAATACGGTCTGGAAACGGCGAACCCGGTTGGCCCGGACGGTACGTATCTGCCGGGAACTTACCCGACGCTGGATGGCGTGAACGTCTTCAAAGCGAACGACATTGTGGTTGCGCTGCTGGCGGAAAAAGGCGCGCTGCTGCATGTTGAGAAGCTCCAGCACAGCTACCCGTGCTGCTGGCGCCACAAAACACCGATCATCTTCCGTGCCACTCCGCAGTGGTTTGTCAGCATGGATCAGAAAGGCCTGCGCGCGCAGTCGCTGCAAGAGATCAAAGGCGTGCAGTGGATCCCGGACTGGGGTCAGGCGCGTATCGAATCGATGGTCGCTAACCGTCCTGACTGGTGTATTTCGCGTCAGCGTACGTGGGGGGTGCCGATGTCGCTGTTCGTGCATAAAGATACTGAAGAGCTGCACCCGCGCACGCTGGAGCTGATGGAAGAAGTCGCCAAACGTGTCGAAGTTGATGGTATTCAGGCGTGGTGGGATCTCGATCCGCGCGACATCATGGGCGACGATGCCGACAATTATACGAAAGTGCCGGATACGCTGGACGTCTGGTTTGACTCCGGTTCAACTCACGCTTCCGTTGTGGACGTGCGCCCGGAATTCGCCGGTCACGCTGCGGATATGTATCTGGAAGGTTCGGATCAGCATCGCGGCTGGTTTATGTCCTCGCTGATGATCTCCACGGCAATGAAAGGCAAAGCGCCGTACCGTCAGGTGCTGACGCACGGTTTTACCGTTGATGGTCAGGGACGCAAAATGTCCAAATCCATCGGTAACACCGTTTCCCCGCAGGATGTAATGAACAAACTCGGCGCGGATATTCTGCGTCTGTGGGTGGCTTCTACCGATTACACCGGCGAAATGGCAGTTTCTGACGAGATCCTCAAACGTGCTGCCGACAGCTATCGTCGTATCCGTAACACCGCGCGCTTCCTGCTGGCTAACCTTAACGGTTTCGATCCGGCAAAAGACATGGTGAAACCGGAAGAGATGGTGGTGCTGGACAGGTGGGCGGTGGGCTGCGCGAAAGCGGCGCAGGACGATATCCTGAAAGCCTACGAATCCTATGACTTCCACGAAGTGGTACAGCGTCTGATGCGTTTCTGCTCCATCGAAATGGGCTCGTTCTATCTCGACATCATCAAAGACCGCCAGTACACCGCGAAAGCAGATAGCGTGGCGCGTCGTAGCTGCCAGACGGCGCTGTATCACATCTGTGAAGCGCTGGTTCGCTGGATGGCACCGATTATGTCCTTCACCGCCGATGAAATCTGGGGCTATCTGCCGGGCGATCGCGAGAAATACGTCTTCACCGGTGAGTGGTACGAAGGGCTGTTTGGTCTGGCGGAAACCGAAGCCATGAACGATGCCTTCTGGGACGAGCTGCTGAAAGTACGCGGCGAAGTGAACAAGGTTATCGAACAGGCACGCGCCGACAAGAAAGTGGGCGGCTCGCTGGAAGCGGCGGTGACGCTGTTTGCCGAACCGGAGCTGGCAGCGAAGTTGACCGCACTGGGCGACGAATTACGATTTGTCTTGTTGACCTCCGGGGCGAAAGTTGCGGATTATGCCAGCGCTTCTGCGGATGCACAGCAGAGCGAGCTGCTCAAAGGCCTGAAAGTGTCCCTGAGCAAAGCCGAAGGTGAGAAGTGCCCGCGCTGCTGGCACTACACCAACGATGTCGGCAAGGTGGCGGAACACGCAGATATCTGCGGACGCTGTGTTAGCAACGTTGCCGGCGACGGCGAAAAACGTAAGTTTGCCTGA
- the ribF gene encoding bifunctional riboflavin kinase/FAD synthetase yields MKLIRGIHNLSQAPHGCVLTIGNFDGVHRGHQALLQGLGAEGRARGLPVMVMIFEPQPLELFAGEKASARLTRLREKLRLLAGCGIDYVLCVRFDRRFAALTAQTFVSDLLVDRLGVKFLAVGDDFRFGAGRQGDFLLLQKAGQKYGFDVTSTQTFCESGVRVSSTAVRQALADDNLELAENLLGHPFSISGRVVHGDELGRTIGFPTANIPLRRLVSPVKGVYAVEVAGLGDTLLPGVANIGTRPTVAGVRQQLEVHLLDVVMDLYGRHIDVVLRKKIRNEQRFASLDELKAQIARDEVAARAFFGLSKPAS; encoded by the coding sequence ATGAAGCTGATACGCGGCATACATAATCTCAGCCAGGCACCGCACGGGTGTGTGCTGACTATTGGTAATTTTGACGGCGTGCATCGCGGTCACCAGGCTTTGCTACAGGGGCTTGGCGCTGAAGGGCGCGCCCGTGGCTTGCCGGTGATGGTAATGATTTTTGAACCGCAGCCGCTGGAGTTGTTCGCTGGGGAAAAAGCGTCCGCGCGTCTGACCCGCCTGCGCGAAAAGCTGCGCTTGTTGGCAGGTTGCGGCATTGATTATGTGCTCTGCGTGCGCTTCGACCGCCGTTTTGCGGCCTTGACCGCACAAACGTTTGTCAGCGATCTGCTGGTCGATCGCCTCGGTGTGAAATTTCTCGCAGTCGGTGACGATTTCCGTTTTGGCGCTGGTCGCCAGGGGGATTTCTTGTTATTACAGAAGGCCGGTCAGAAATATGGCTTTGACGTCACCAGTACGCAAACCTTCTGCGAAAGTGGCGTACGCGTCAGCAGCACTGCGGTTCGCCAGGCTCTTGCGGATGACAACCTTGAGCTTGCTGAAAACTTACTGGGCCACCCGTTCAGTATCTCCGGGCGCGTTGTCCACGGCGATGAACTGGGGCGCACCATAGGTTTCCCGACGGCGAATATACCGCTGCGTCGTCTGGTCTCCCCGGTTAAAGGGGTATATGCGGTAGAAGTGGCTGGGCTGGGCGATACGCTGCTTCCCGGTGTTGCCAATATTGGCACGCGTCCAACAGTCGCTGGTGTACGTCAGCAACTGGAAGTGCATTTGCTTGACGTTGTAATGGACCTTTACGGTCGCCATATAGATGTAGTGCTGCGTAAAAAAATACGCAATGAACAGCGATTTGCCTCCCTTGATGAGCTAAAGGCGCAAATCGCCCGCGATGAGGTAGCTGCCCGCGCGTTTTTTGGGCTATCTAAACCGGCTTCTTAA
- the rpsT gene encoding 30S ribosomal protein S20: MANIKSAKKRAVQSEKARKHNASRRSMMRTFIKKVYAAIEAGDKAAAQNAFNEMQPIVDRQAAKGLIHKNKAARHKANLVAQINKLA, from the coding sequence TTGGCTAATATCAAATCAGCTAAGAAGCGCGCCGTTCAGTCTGAAAAGGCTCGCAAGCACAACGCTAGCCGTCGCTCAATGATGCGTACTTTCATCAAGAAAGTATACGCAGCAATTGAAGCTGGCGACAAAGCCGCTGCGCAGAATGCATTTAACGAAATGCAACCGATCGTGGATCGTCAGGCCGCTAAAGGTCTGATCCACAAAAACAAAGCAGCGCGTCATAAAGCAAACCTGGTCGCGCAGATCAACAAACTGGCTTAA
- the nhaR gene encoding transcriptional activator NhaR — MSYINYNHLYYFWHVYREGSVVGAAEALYLTPQTITGQIKALEERLQGKLFKRKGRGLEPTELGELVFRYADKMFTLSQEMLDIINYRKEANLLFDVGVADALSKRLVSGILDAAVQPGEPIHLRCFESTHELLLEQLSQHKLDMIISDCPIDSAQQEGLFSVKIGECSVSFWCCSPPPQKPFPACLEERRLLIPGRRSMLGRKLMNWFNVQNLQVEILGEFDDAALMKAFGAAHNAIFVAPTSYADDFYADDRVVEIGRVENVLEEYHAIFAERMIQHPAVQRICNRDYSALFALEQK, encoded by the coding sequence ATGTCGTATATCAATTACAACCACTTGTATTATTTCTGGCATGTCTATCGTGAAGGCTCCGTCGTTGGCGCGGCGGAGGCGCTTTACCTGACACCGCAAACCATCACCGGGCAGATCAAAGCGCTGGAAGAGCGGTTGCAGGGCAAGCTCTTTAAACGTAAGGGCAGGGGGCTGGAGCCGACAGAGCTGGGCGAACTGGTTTTTCGCTATGCGGACAAAATGTTCACCTTGAGCCAGGAGATGCTAGACATCATCAACTATCGCAAAGAGGCGAATTTGCTGTTTGATGTCGGTGTTGCCGACGCGCTCTCCAAGCGCCTGGTCAGTGGGATACTGGATGCGGCAGTGCAGCCAGGGGAGCCAATCCATCTGCGCTGTTTCGAATCGACTCATGAGCTACTGCTGGAGCAGTTAAGCCAGCACAAACTCGATATGATCATCTCCGATTGCCCCATTGATTCCGCGCAGCAGGAAGGGTTGTTTTCAGTGAAAATCGGCGAATGCAGCGTCAGTTTCTGGTGCTGTAGCCCGCCGCCGCAGAAACCGTTTCCGGCGTGCCTGGAAGAGCGTCGTTTATTAATCCCCGGTCGCCGTTCGATGCTCGGTCGTAAGCTGATGAACTGGTTTAACGTGCAAAACTTGCAGGTGGAAATTCTGGGGGAATTCGATGACGCGGCGCTGATGAAAGCGTTTGGCGCGGCGCATAACGCCATTTTCGTTGCACCGACATCCTACGCTGATGATTTTTATGCAGATGATCGCGTGGTGGAAATCGGTCGGGTGGAAAATGTGCTGGAGGAGTATCACGCGATATTTGCAGAGCGGATGATCCAGCATCCGGCGGTGCAGCGTATCTGCAACCGGGATTACTCGGCGCTGTTTGCGCTGGAGCAGAAATAA
- the nhaA gene encoding Na+/H+ antiporter NhaA, whose product MKLLQRFFSSDAAGGVVLIIAAALAMLCANLGVTQDLYNSFLQTPVELKVGSLEIKKDMLLWINDALMAIFFLMVGLEVKYELVEGTLASRQQAVFPVIAALGGMVAPALIFLLFNFHNPLVSHGWAIPTATDIAFALGVLALLGNRVPPVLKVFLMALAIIDDLGAIVIIALFYTHDLSTLALGVAAAAIVVLAIMNALNVRRIGLYMLVGVVLWTAVLKSGVHATLAGVVVGFFVPLREKNGVSPLHQLADAINPWVAWLILPLFAFANAGVSLHGMSFAGLADMLPLGIIAGLVIGKPLGISLFCWLALRLKLARLPQGAVFKQIMAVGVLCGIGFTMSIFISSLAFGDAHAEMVAWSKLSILTGSIISAVAGYCLLRTRIIRT is encoded by the coding sequence ATGAAGTTGTTGCAACGTTTTTTTAGCAGTGACGCCGCGGGCGGCGTTGTGCTTATTATCGCCGCTGCGCTGGCTATGCTGTGTGCCAACCTCGGCGTAACGCAGGATTTATACAATTCCTTTTTGCAAACCCCCGTTGAGCTGAAGGTCGGTTCGCTTGAGATCAAGAAAGATATGCTGCTGTGGATCAACGATGCGTTGATGGCGATATTTTTCCTGATGGTCGGCCTGGAAGTGAAATATGAACTGGTAGAAGGCACGCTTGCCAGCCGCCAGCAGGCGGTATTCCCGGTGATTGCGGCGCTTGGCGGTATGGTTGCTCCGGCACTGATCTTCCTGTTGTTTAATTTCCATAATCCGCTGGTGAGCCACGGTTGGGCGATCCCAACGGCTACCGATATCGCCTTTGCACTGGGCGTGCTGGCGCTGTTGGGTAACCGTGTACCGCCCGTATTGAAAGTGTTCCTGATGGCGCTGGCGATCATCGACGATCTGGGCGCGATTGTTATCATCGCGCTGTTTTATACCCACGATCTCTCCACGCTGGCGCTGGGCGTTGCCGCCGCGGCCATTGTCGTGCTTGCGATTATGAATGCCCTGAATGTTCGACGCATCGGCCTTTATATGCTGGTCGGCGTTGTATTGTGGACGGCGGTACTGAAATCCGGCGTGCATGCAACGCTTGCAGGTGTCGTTGTGGGGTTCTTTGTCCCGCTACGTGAGAAGAACGGCGTATCACCATTGCATCAACTGGCCGACGCGATTAACCCGTGGGTGGCATGGCTGATCCTGCCGCTCTTTGCTTTTGCTAACGCTGGTGTTTCTTTGCATGGCATGTCCTTCGCAGGTCTCGCCGATATGCTGCCTTTAGGTATTATCGCTGGCCTGGTTATCGGTAAACCGCTTGGCATTTCACTTTTCTGCTGGCTGGCGCTGCGTTTGAAACTGGCGAGGTTGCCACAAGGCGCGGTATTTAAACAAATTATGGCGGTGGGCGTGCTGTGTGGTATTGGCTTTACGATGTCTATCTTTATCTCGTCGCTGGCCTTTGGCGATGCCCATGCGGAGATGGTTGCCTGGAGTAAATTGAGTATTCTTACGGGCTCGATTATTTCCGCCGTCGCCGGTTACTGCCTGTTACGCACCCGCATCATCCGCACGTAG
- the dnaJ gene encoding molecular chaperone DnaJ: MAKQDYYEILGVPKTAEEREIKKAYKRLAMKYHPDRNQGDKEAEGKFKEIKEAYEVLTDAQKRAAYDQYGHAAFEQGGMGGGGFGGGGFGGGADFSDIFGDVFGDIFGGGRGRQRAARGADLRYNMELTLEEAVRGVTKEIRIPTLEECDVCHGSGAKAGTQPQTCPTCHGSGQVQMRQGFFAVQQTCPHCQGRGSIIKDPCNKCHGHGRVEKSKTLSVKIPAGVDTGDRIRLSGEGEAGEHGAPAGDLYVQVQVKQHPIFEREGNNLYCEVPINFAMAALGGEIEVPTLDGRVKLKVPSETQTGKLFRMRGKGVKSVRGGAQGDLLCRVVVETPVGLNEKQKQLLKDLQDSFGGPTGENNSPRSKSFFDGVKKFFDDLTR, from the coding sequence ATGGCGAAGCAAGATTATTACGAGATTTTAGGCGTTCCGAAAACAGCGGAAGAGCGTGAAATCAAAAAGGCGTACAAACGCCTGGCCATGAAATATCACCCGGACCGCAATCAGGGCGATAAAGAGGCCGAAGGCAAATTTAAAGAGATCAAAGAAGCCTACGAAGTCCTGACCGACGCCCAAAAACGTGCGGCTTACGATCAGTACGGTCATGCAGCATTTGAGCAAGGCGGCATGGGTGGCGGCGGGTTCGGCGGCGGTGGCTTTGGTGGCGGCGCAGACTTCAGCGATATTTTCGGCGATGTGTTTGGCGATATCTTCGGCGGTGGCCGTGGTCGTCAGCGCGCGGCGCGCGGTGCGGATTTGCGCTACAACATGGAATTGACGCTGGAAGAAGCGGTTCGTGGCGTCACCAAAGAGATCCGCATTCCTACGCTGGAAGAGTGTGATGTCTGCCACGGCAGCGGTGCGAAGGCTGGCACACAGCCGCAGACCTGCCCGACCTGTCACGGTTCCGGCCAGGTTCAGATGCGCCAGGGCTTCTTTGCCGTGCAGCAGACCTGTCCGCACTGCCAGGGGCGCGGAAGTATCATCAAAGATCCGTGCAATAAATGTCACGGCCACGGTCGCGTTGAGAAATCGAAAACCCTGTCCGTTAAAATCCCGGCAGGCGTGGATACCGGCGATCGCATTCGCCTGAGTGGTGAAGGTGAAGCGGGCGAACACGGCGCACCGGCAGGCGATCTGTACGTTCAGGTGCAGGTTAAACAACACCCGATTTTCGAGCGTGAAGGCAATAACCTGTACTGTGAAGTGCCGATTAACTTTGCTATGGCGGCGCTGGGCGGTGAAATCGAAGTCCCGACGCTGGACGGTCGCGTGAAGCTGAAAGTGCCGAGCGAAACCCAGACCGGAAAACTGTTCCGTATGCGCGGTAAAGGCGTGAAATCCGTACGCGGCGGTGCGCAGGGCGACCTGCTGTGTCGTGTTGTAGTGGAAACGCCGGTCGGTCTGAACGAGAAACAGAAACAACTGCTAAAAGATCTGCAAGACAGCTTTGGTGGTCCGACGGGTGAAAACAACAGCCCGCGCTCCAAAAGCTTCTTCGACGGTGTAAAGAAGTTCTTTGATGATTTGACACGTTAA